In Aegilops tauschii subsp. strangulata cultivar AL8/78 chromosome 3, Aet v6.0, whole genome shotgun sequence, one genomic interval encodes:
- the LOC109784424 gene encoding mitochondrial outer membrane protein porin 3: MAPGLYTDIGKKTRDLLYRDYCTHQKFTLTTCTPEGVAITAAGTRKNESIFGELQTQLKNKNLTVDIKANSESDLLTTFTVDEFATPGLKSILSLVVPDQRSGKLELQYLHGFAGVNASVGLNPNPMVNLSGVFGSKELSVGVDVSFDTATSNFTKYNAALSLTYPDLIASLHLNNHGDTLTASYYHLVKSHSSTAVGAELSHNFPRNESTLIFGSQHSLDPHTSVKARFNNYGMASALVQHEWRPKSLVTISGEVDTKAIEKSTKVGLSLVLKP; encoded by the exons ATGGCTCCGGGCCTCTACACCGACAtcggcaagaagaccagag ATCTGCTCTACAGGGACTACTGCACGCACCAGAAGTTCACCCTCACCACATGCACCCCCGAGGGCGTC GCAATCACAGCTGCAGGAACTAGGAAAAACGAGTCAATCTTTGGCGAGCTTCAGACCCAGCTTAAGAACAAGAACTTGACAGTTGATATCAAAGCAAACTCAGAGTCAGAT CTTCTGACAACATTCACAGTTGACGAGTTTGCAACTCCAGGGCTGAAATCAATTCTCAGTTTGGTTGTTCCAGACCAGAGGTCAGGGAAG CTTGAACTCCAGTATCTCCATGGATTCGCCGGTGTCAATGCAAGTGTTGGGCTGAACCCCAACCCTATGGTTAACCTTTCTGGTGTATTCGGAAGCAAAGAACTATCAGTTGGTGTTGACGTTTCGTTTGACACGGCAACTAGCAATTTCACCAAGTACAATGCTGCTTTAAGCCTCACGTATCCGGATCTTATTGCTTCACTCCACCT GAACAATCACGGTGACACCTTGACTGCGTCTTACTACCACTTAGTAAAGTCACATTCAAGCACTGCTGTTGGAGCAGAGCTGTCCCACAACTTCCCAAGGAACGAGAGCACATTGATATTTGGATCGCAGCACTCATTGGACCCGCACACCAGTGTGAAGGCACGCTTCAACAACTATGGCATGGCCAGTGCCCTTGTCCAGCATGAATGGCGACCCAAGTCACTTGTCACCATCTCCGGCGAGGTTGACACAAAGGCAATTGAGAAGAGCACAAAAGTTGGTCTGTCATTGGTGCTAAAGCCTTGA
- the LOC109784427 gene encoding uncharacterized protein has protein sequence MTGRRFLACAEPEGQNCGFVQWVDEQWPPTMENALLKLWSMVEESKSARVYDNLQSALTIHQLTEEKNKLDADYDKLVKDVHQLVDFQQDRVVDFSYLQSAVTYQHQCRAELVAGMNAEMAKKDAAAQKLQQKYELLCNLTSAQATVIQNLKLKNMKEKELLSEGRMNLELKNAEFTKFEEKLTQEKLELKLQVADLLKLKENHNEEKQMQEFKITELIKAEEKLKEKIKGIQAILQN, from the exons ATGACTGGGAGAAGGTTCTTAGCATGTGCAGAGCCG GAAGGTCAGAATTGTGGGTTTGTTCAGTGGGTTGATGAGCAGTGGCCCCCAACAATGGAGAATGCATTGCTGAAGCTTTGGTCAATGGTTGAAGAGAGCAAGTCTGCTAGGGTGTATGATAATCTTCAAAGTGCTCTAACTATTCATCAGTTGACAGAAGAAAAGAACAAGCTGGATGCAGACTATGACAAGTTAGTGAAAGATGTGCATCAACTTGTGGACTTTCAGCAGGATAGGGTTGTGGATTTCAGTTATCTGCAGTCTGCTGTCACATATCAGCACCAATGCAGAGCTGAATTGGTGGCTGGTATGAATGCAGAAATGGCAAAGAAAGATGCAGCTGCACAGAAGCTTCAACAAAAGTATGAACTCCTGTGCAACCTGACAAGTGCTCAAGCAACTGTCATCCAAAACTtgaagttgaagaatatgaaagaGAAGGAATTGTTGAGTGAGGGTAGGATGAATTTGGAGTTGAAGAATGCAGAGTTCACAAAGTTTGAGGAGAAGCTCACCCAAGAGAAGCTAGAGTTGAAGCTCCAGGTTGCTGATCTGCTGAAGCTCAAGGAAAACCATAATGAAGAGAAGCAGATGCAAGAGTTCAAGATTACTGAGCTCATCAAGGCAGAGGAGAAGCTGAAGGAGAAGATCAAGGGGATCCAGGCCATCTTGCAGAACTGA